A region from the Benincasa hispida cultivar B227 chromosome 10, ASM972705v1, whole genome shotgun sequence genome encodes:
- the LOC120088975 gene encoding uncharacterized protein LOC120088975 has translation MMALSLGAPSQGHQLGVISGNGNKRKPIIKLSRIMARSELRTLYEEGNLEHPKWSGNSLLSRLVGGIISVKPFFAILKLAARQLMISKAAGNNIPWQKMRSEILECEEVYKELEKVRNPCIIYPDYYLKPFHAYDEGHLSWLAATEVEAATMSMVMRAVPNASCLDEAKEVVFGNWLQRIDEHHMKYSSNNPILDILDIGCSIGLSTTYLADKFPSAKTIGLDLSPYFLAGAEHNENKRAHPRKNPIRWLHENGEHTSFPSRSFYLLSIAHLATSSSSFKIILCNPIMSRILLIDKDNKYDVVHTFRHKLSFTNPKSKITQELSPIIYTLLKSVEPYVDEYHLTDVEGRMREVGFVNVKSRLTDPRHVTVTATVPL, from the exons ATGATGGCATTATCATTGGGAGCACCGAGTCAGGGTCACCAACTCGGCGTAATCTCCGGCAATGGAAACAAAAGGAAGCCCATTATTAAGCTTAGTCGGATTATGGCGAGGTCGGAATTGAGAACGTTGTACGAAGAGGGAAATTTGGAGCATCCGAAGTGGTCGGGAAATAGTCTTCTGTCTCGTCTTGTCGGCGGCATCATTTCTGTCAAACCTTTCTTCGCCATTCTTAAGCTCGCCGCCAGACAACTCATGATCAG TAAGGCAGCAGGGAATAATATTCCATGGCAAAAAATGAGGTCAGAGATTTTGGAGTGTGAAGAAGTTTACAAGGAGTTGGAGAAAGTTCGAAATCCCTGCATTATCTACCCTGATT aTTACCTAAAGCCTTTTCATGCATATGATGAGGGTCATCTCTCGTGGCTT GCTGCAACAGAAGTAGAGGCTGCAACAATGTCAATGGTTATGCGAGCAGTTCCCAATGCCTCTTGTTTAGATGAAGCAAAGGAAGTTGTATTTGGAAATTGGCTTCAACGAATTGATGAGCATCATATGAAGTATTCTTCAAACAATCCTATTCTAGACATTCTAGACATTGGGTGTTCTATAGGTTTAAGCACAACATATCTGGCCGACAAGTTTCCTTCGGCTAAAACGATT GGATTAGATTTGTCTCCTTACTTCCTTGCTGGGGCTGAACACAATGAAAACAAAAGAGCCCATCCAAGAAAGAATCCAATAAGATGGTTACATGAAAATGGGGAACATACTAGCTTTCCTTCAAGATCATTTTACCTACTTTCCATTGCTCATCTGGCAACAAGTTCCTCTTCAtttaagattattttatgtaatccAATTATGTCAAGAATTCTGCTTATTGATAAGGATAACAAGTATGATGTTGTTCACACTTTTAGACATAAACTCTC tttcacGAAT CCCAAATCAAAGATTACTCAG GAATTATCTCCAATCATATACACATTACTGAAGAGCGTAGAGCCATACGTAGATGAATATCATCTCACTGATGTGGAAGGAAGAATGAGAGAAGTTGGATTTGTGAATGTGAAATCAAGGCTAACTGATCCAAGACATGTTACGGTCACAGCAACTGTTCCACtatga